Proteins encoded together in one Pseudomonadota bacterium window:
- a CDS encoding ATP-binding cassette domain-containing protein: MIVVEELTKRFGERDAVQNISFTVDRGEILGFLGPNGAGKTTTMRILTCYFPPTSGRAEVAGFDVTKDSLEVRKRVGYMPENVPLYHDMPVETYLGFVADVKGVNARERRKHVEAILDETSLTEVRDYPISKISRGFRQRVGLAQALVGNPDVLILDEPTVGLDPKQVVEIRTLIKSLAERSTVILSTHIMQEVEMMCSRVIIIDKGQIREKGEVANLRARLAQGGLAEVLVQGATLSALSSSLGKVSGVGEISETGKDGDATRYQIALTGSRSVMADIAATIIGKEWKLLELRQKADSLEDIFIRVVSGDSSSAAASPSAAEKKEAS; the protein is encoded by the coding sequence ATGATTGTGGTGGAAGAGCTCACAAAGCGGTTCGGTGAACGAGACGCCGTACAGAACATCTCGTTCACCGTAGACCGCGGAGAGATTCTCGGATTTCTCGGCCCGAACGGCGCCGGCAAGACCACGACCATGCGCATCCTCACCTGCTACTTCCCGCCCACCAGCGGGCGGGCCGAGGTCGCGGGGTTCGATGTCACGAAAGACTCGCTCGAGGTTCGCAAGCGGGTCGGGTACATGCCCGAGAACGTGCCGCTGTACCACGACATGCCGGTAGAGACCTACCTGGGATTCGTGGCCGATGTCAAAGGCGTGAACGCCCGCGAGCGGCGCAAGCACGTCGAGGCGATCCTCGACGAGACCTCGCTCACCGAGGTGCGTGACTACCCCATCAGCAAGATCTCACGCGGCTTCCGGCAGCGCGTCGGACTGGCCCAGGCCCTCGTGGGGAACCCAGACGTGCTGATCCTCGACGAGCCCACCGTGGGCCTCGACCCCAAGCAGGTCGTCGAGATCCGCACGCTCATCAAGAGCCTGGCCGAGCGCTCGACCGTGATCCTGAGCACGCACATCATGCAAGAGGTCGAGATGATGTGCAGCCGCGTCATCATCATCGACAAGGGCCAGATACGCGAGAAGGGCGAGGTCGCCAACCTGCGCGCCCGCCTGGCCCAGGGCGGTCTTGCCGAGGTGCTGGTGCAGGGCGCCACCCTCTCGGCCCTCTCCTCGTCGCTGGGCAAGGTCTCCGGCGTGGGCGAGATCTCCGAAACAGGCAAGGACGGAGACGCCACCCGCTACCAGATCGCGCTCACCGGATCGCGGTCGGTGATGGCCGATATCGCCGCGACCATCATCGGCAAGGAGTGGAAGCTGCTCGAGCTGCGACAGAAGGCCGACAGTCTCGAAGACATCTTCATCCGCGTCGTCTCGGGCGACAGCAGCAGCGCCGCAGCCTCTCCGAGCGCGGCAGAGAA